Proteins encoded together in one Fuerstiella sp. window:
- a CDS encoding sigma-54 dependent transcriptional regulator, producing MATAYSGSLLVVDDDKHIRVAMADYLRSLGYRTETAGDCSEAIQRMEEFPFEVVVCDVNLPDRDGFELLQWSRENSPDAEVILLTGFGTIESAVEAIRMGAFDYFTKPVIDDELSLSIERAIGQRQLMQENIKLKAQLSQKHGLSSIIGKDYKMLRMFELIESVADTRTTVLILGESGTGKTVTARSIHHLSDRTDRPFVEVACGALPDSLLESELFGHVAGAFTGATHNKVGKFLQADGGTLFLDEIATASPQLQVKLLRVLQDREFEPVGGNETHKIDVRLVLATNENLEQAVQRGEFREDLYYRINVITLTQPSLRDRIGDIPLLAEHYLTQFNDHAGRSIHGIDDQAMQALQQYHWPGNVRELLNVLERAVVLSPGDVITKSDLPEKICDLQGPVAGADAQLGTESLKTALTLSERQLIVQALEANGWNRQNTARTLGINRTTLYKKMKRYDIDFESVYKHV from the coding sequence ATGGCGACAGCCTATTCCGGTTCGCTACTGGTCGTAGATGACGACAAACACATTCGCGTGGCTATGGCGGATTATCTCCGCAGTCTCGGTTATCGCACTGAAACAGCAGGCGATTGTTCAGAAGCCATTCAGCGAATGGAAGAATTCCCGTTCGAAGTCGTGGTCTGTGATGTGAATCTGCCCGATCGTGACGGATTCGAACTCCTGCAGTGGTCACGAGAAAACTCACCCGATGCCGAAGTTATTTTGCTTACGGGTTTCGGAACAATCGAAAGCGCTGTCGAAGCGATTCGGATGGGGGCGTTCGACTATTTCACTAAACCCGTTATTGACGACGAGCTGAGTCTGTCGATTGAACGGGCGATTGGTCAGCGGCAGCTGATGCAGGAGAACATTAAGCTCAAGGCGCAGCTCAGTCAAAAACACGGACTTTCCAGTATCATCGGTAAGGACTACAAGATGCTGCGAATGTTTGAACTGATCGAAAGTGTGGCAGACACGCGAACGACAGTTCTGATTCTGGGTGAAAGTGGTACCGGTAAGACGGTGACTGCACGCAGTATTCATCATTTAAGTGATCGTACTGATCGTCCGTTCGTGGAAGTGGCATGTGGTGCTTTGCCGGACAGTCTGCTGGAAAGTGAATTGTTCGGTCATGTAGCGGGAGCATTCACCGGAGCCACTCACAACAAAGTTGGTAAGTTCCTTCAGGCTGATGGCGGTACACTGTTTCTGGATGAAATCGCGACTGCTTCACCTCAGCTTCAGGTTAAACTTCTTCGAGTGCTTCAGGATCGGGAATTCGAACCTGTCGGCGGCAATGAGACGCATAAAATTGACGTTCGTCTTGTTCTGGCTACCAATGAGAATCTTGAGCAGGCCGTTCAACGCGGTGAGTTTCGTGAAGATCTGTATTACCGCATCAATGTCATCACGCTGACCCAGCCCTCACTTCGTGATCGAATCGGCGACATTCCTTTGCTGGCAGAACACTATCTGACACAGTTCAATGATCACGCCGGACGCAGCATTCACGGTATCGACGATCAGGCCATGCAGGCTCTGCAGCAGTATCACTGGCCCGGCAATGTGCGTGAACTGTTGAACGTTCTTGAACGGGCTGTCGTGCTGTCACCCGGTGATGTAATCACAAAGAGTGATTTGCCCGAAAAAATTTGCGACCTGCAGGGACCGGTGGCAGGTGCGGACGCTCAACTGGGAACTGAATCTCTTAAGACAGCTCTGACGCTTTCGGAACGTCAGTTGATTGTCCAGGCCCTGGAAGCCAATGGATGGAATCGTCAAAATACGGCCAGGACACTGGGGATTAACCGCACAACACTTTACAAAAAGATGAAACGATACGACATCGATTTTGAATCCGTGTATAAGCACGTCTGA
- a CDS encoding nitroreductase: MISVLLENANWAPTHGMTEPWRFFVFSDTARESLGHELARIYRIVTPVDILKPAKADKLVESCRRSSHVIAVGMKRQESRKIPEVEEIEAVACAVQNLHLTATAYGLAGYWSSGKAVCSDQFRDFLGLASDDRILGLFYLGFTDDEWPDGDRSPAEDKIQWFRG; the protein is encoded by the coding sequence GTGATTTCAGTGCTGTTGGAAAACGCCAACTGGGCTCCGACACACGGGATGACCGAACCATGGCGATTCTTCGTGTTCAGCGACACTGCAAGAGAGTCGCTTGGTCATGAACTGGCCAGGATTTATCGAATCGTCACTCCGGTGGATATCCTGAAGCCGGCAAAGGCTGACAAACTGGTTGAGTCGTGTCGGAGGTCTTCGCATGTCATTGCTGTTGGGATGAAGCGTCAGGAGAGCCGGAAGATTCCTGAAGTTGAAGAAATTGAGGCGGTAGCCTGCGCTGTGCAGAATTTACACCTCACGGCAACTGCCTACGGTCTGGCAGGTTACTGGTCGTCCGGAAAGGCAGTCTGCAGCGATCAGTTCCGTGATTTTTTGGGACTTGCGTCCGATGATCGGATTCTTGGTCTGTTCTATCTGGGCTTTACCGACGACGAGTGGCCGGACGGTGATCGTTCACCCGCAGAGGATAAGATTCAATGGTTCCGGGGATAG